A DNA window from Mesorhizobium sp. C432A contains the following coding sequences:
- a CDS encoding VOC family protein, producing the protein MSLMELHRGRLIDHVQLVVRDLKASRRFYEAVFKVLGIPIGGEAEDYFWADELFISSLDSRAARGQLTGRHHLALQARDKAMVDAFYKAGLDAGGADNGAPGERPYHPGYYAAFLLDADGNNIEAVFHGPAKRSAASVEINF; encoded by the coding sequence ATATCGCTCATGGAACTGCATCGCGGCCGCCTCATCGACCACGTCCAGCTGGTGGTCAGGGACCTCAAGGCGAGCCGGCGCTTCTATGAAGCCGTCTTCAAGGTGCTCGGCATTCCGATCGGCGGCGAGGCCGAGGACTATTTCTGGGCCGACGAGCTGTTCATCTCAAGCCTCGACAGCCGGGCGGCGAGGGGACAGCTGACCGGGCGCCATCATCTGGCCCTCCAGGCCAGGGACAAGGCCATGGTCGATGCGTTCTACAAGGCCGGCCTCGATGCCGGCGGCGCCGACAATGGCGCGCCGGGTGAGCGGCCCTACCACCCCGGCTACTACGCCGCCTTCCTGCTCGACGCCGACGGCAACAACATCGAGGCGGTGTTTCACGGGCCGGCAAAGCGAAGTGCCGCTTCGGTCGAGATCAATTTCTAG
- a CDS encoding MFS transporter, producing the protein MNSSYRWVIVACGALMTCVALGAMFSLAIFLEPMALDTNWSRTGISSAMTLNFLVMGAGGFAWGAIYDRVGARPVVFAGAVLLGLSLVVASRAQSLLVFQLSYGVIVGLAASAFFAPMIALTTAWFETHRSLAVSLVSAGMGVAPMTISPFARWLITAYDWRTAMFDIGIMAWVLLLPAVFLVRQPSAAVAAADGSAPAPAAAPGMSVGQALRSPQFLVLGMTFFACCAAHSGPIFHMVSYAMSCGVAPMAAVSIYSVEGLAGLGGRVLYGVLGDRLGAKPVLIVGLAIQAVVIAAYLAVGNLEQFYLLAIIFGATYGGVMPLYAVLARDYFGPRIIGTILGAATLLSSLGMSFGPLAGGMIFDAYASYSWLFIGSALIGLGAAGIAIAFPPQPGRERLQAA; encoded by the coding sequence ATGAACAGTTCCTACCGTTGGGTGATCGTCGCGTGCGGCGCGCTGATGACCTGTGTGGCGCTCGGCGCGATGTTTTCGCTGGCGATCTTTCTCGAGCCGATGGCGCTCGACACCAACTGGTCGCGAACCGGCATTTCCAGCGCCATGACGCTGAATTTCTTGGTGATGGGTGCAGGCGGTTTCGCCTGGGGCGCCATCTATGACCGTGTCGGCGCCCGCCCGGTGGTTTTTGCCGGCGCGGTGCTGCTCGGCCTGTCGCTGGTGGTGGCGAGCCGAGCCCAATCGCTGCTGGTCTTCCAGCTGAGCTATGGCGTCATCGTCGGGCTGGCGGCCAGCGCCTTCTTCGCGCCGATGATCGCGCTGACCACCGCCTGGTTCGAGACCCATCGCAGCCTGGCCGTGTCGCTGGTCTCGGCCGGCATGGGCGTGGCGCCGATGACCATTTCGCCCTTCGCGCGCTGGCTGATCACGGCCTATGACTGGCGTACCGCCATGTTCGACATCGGGATCATGGCCTGGGTGCTGTTGCTGCCGGCCGTCTTCCTGGTGCGCCAGCCGTCGGCGGCGGTCGCGGCAGCGGATGGCAGCGCGCCCGCGCCTGCCGCGGCCCCCGGCATGTCAGTCGGCCAGGCGCTGCGCTCGCCGCAATTCCTGGTGCTGGGCATGACCTTCTTCGCCTGTTGCGCGGCGCATTCGGGGCCGATCTTCCACATGGTGAGCTATGCCATGTCGTGCGGCGTGGCGCCGATGGCAGCCGTGTCGATCTACAGCGTCGAGGGCCTTGCCGGCCTTGGCGGGCGCGTGCTCTACGGCGTGCTCGGCGACAGGTTGGGCGCCAAGCCGGTGCTGATCGTGGGCCTCGCCATCCAGGCGGTGGTGATCGCCGCCTATCTCGCCGTCGGCAATCTCGAGCAGTTCTATCTCCTGGCGATCATCTTCGGCGCCACATATGGCGGCGTCATGCCGCTCTATGCGGTTCTGGCGCGCGACTATTTCGGGCCACGCATCATCGGCACGATACTTGGCGCCGCGACCCTGTTGTCCAGCCTCGGCATGTCGTTCGGCCCGCTCGCCGGCGGCATGATCTTCGACGCCTATGCCAGCTATTCCTGGCTGTTCATCGGCTCGGCGCTGATCGGCCTCGGTGCTGCCGGCATCGCCATCGCCTTCCCGCCGCAGCCCGGCCGAGAGAGGCTGCAGGCGGCATGA
- a CDS encoding cation:proton antiporter produces MSFVVNRRRSVALAVAALAFMPAASLAAEKTGMSSEGIFVLEILLLLLVGRGIGELLERLGQPAVMGQLIGGILLGPSLLGWLLPEAERVIFSGDATQKSMISAIAQLGVLMLLLLTGMETDLRLVRRVGRACFSISAAGVAVPFALGFTAAQFMPASLLADGTERIVAGLFLGTALSISSVKIVAMVVREMNFMRRDLGQTIVSSAIIEDTIGWVIIAITIGIATKGRIELGSLAFTIVGVAAFMGFSFTIGRRIVFDAIRWTNDTFRSEYAVVTVILAIMGAMALITDLIGVHTVLGAFVAGILVGESPILSRHIEGQLRGVIMALFMPVFFGVAGLSADLTVLVDHELALLTAALVLIASFGKFAGAFIGAELAGMSRKEGIAVGCGMNARGSTEVIVASIGLSIGVLSHNLFTMIVTMAVITTLAMPPTLRWALGRLPMGENEKKRLEREEIDQRGFIANLERLLVVTDEGVVGRFAAYLAGVVGAGRPTTVLHARGEGEEAEPGTDAKLEPIEKGAEDSREAARSSDEELAGAAPVTRRHEAELSAETVAKEARKGYGLLLIGLGRAVTSKGGFARRINEIAGAFEGPLCLVLKATGAGRQMPRLGPEGGKILVPVNGTAIARRGAEMALAIAAVTGARVKILYVARVGRDEPRDTVSHRRREAVLKDTVALADRYGVEIETAIRSRAAAADAIARQAGRGAALIVMGVARRPGEELFFGETTTGVLQRCQCPVVLISDARLSRDDEGREELRSGTGTG; encoded by the coding sequence ATGTCCTTCGTGGTCAACCGGCGCCGGTCGGTCGCGCTTGCCGTGGCAGCTTTGGCATTCATGCCGGCCGCATCGTTGGCAGCCGAAAAGACCGGCATGTCCAGCGAGGGCATTTTCGTTCTCGAAATCCTCCTTCTGCTTCTCGTCGGCCGCGGCATCGGCGAGTTGCTGGAGCGTCTCGGCCAGCCGGCGGTGATGGGTCAGCTCATCGGCGGCATCCTGCTCGGGCCATCGCTGCTCGGCTGGCTATTGCCGGAAGCAGAACGCGTGATCTTTTCAGGCGACGCCACCCAAAAGAGCATGATCAGCGCCATCGCCCAGCTCGGCGTGTTGATGCTTCTGTTGCTCACCGGGATGGAGACGGATCTGCGGCTGGTGCGCAGGGTCGGCCGTGCGTGCTTTTCCATCTCCGCCGCGGGCGTCGCCGTGCCTTTCGCGCTCGGCTTCACCGCCGCGCAGTTCATGCCGGCCTCGCTGCTGGCCGACGGAACCGAGCGCATTGTCGCCGGTCTCTTCCTCGGCACGGCGCTGTCGATCTCCTCGGTCAAGATCGTCGCCATGGTGGTGCGCGAGATGAACTTCATGCGCCGCGATCTCGGTCAGACCATCGTCTCGTCGGCCATCATCGAGGACACGATCGGCTGGGTGATCATCGCCATCACCATCGGCATCGCCACCAAGGGGCGCATCGAGCTCGGCAGCCTTGCCTTCACCATTGTCGGCGTCGCCGCCTTCATGGGGTTTTCCTTCACGATTGGCCGCCGCATCGTCTTCGACGCCATCCGCTGGACCAACGATACGTTCCGCAGCGAATACGCCGTCGTCACCGTCATTCTCGCCATCATGGGCGCAATGGCGCTGATCACCGATCTGATCGGCGTCCACACCGTGCTCGGCGCCTTCGTCGCCGGCATACTGGTTGGGGAATCGCCGATCCTGTCGCGTCATATCGAAGGGCAATTGCGCGGCGTCATCATGGCGCTGTTCATGCCGGTTTTCTTCGGCGTCGCCGGCCTTTCGGCGGATCTCACAGTGCTTGTCGACCACGAGCTTGCGCTACTCACGGCCGCTTTGGTGCTGATCGCCAGCTTCGGCAAATTCGCCGGCGCCTTCATCGGCGCCGAGCTTGCCGGCATGAGCCGCAAGGAAGGCATCGCCGTCGGTTGCGGCATGAACGCGCGCGGCTCGACCGAAGTCATCGTCGCCTCTATTGGCCTGTCGATCGGCGTTCTGTCGCACAATCTTTTCACCATGATCGTGACCATGGCCGTCATCACCACGCTCGCCATGCCGCCGACCTTGCGTTGGGCACTCGGCCGCTTGCCGATGGGCGAGAACGAGAAGAAGCGTCTGGAGCGCGAGGAGATCGACCAACGCGGCTTCATCGCCAATCTGGAACGACTGCTGGTGGTGACCGATGAGGGCGTTGTCGGCCGCTTTGCTGCTTACCTCGCAGGAGTCGTGGGCGCCGGCAGGCCGACGACGGTGCTGCATGCCCGAGGCGAGGGGGAGGAGGCCGAGCCCGGCACGGATGCGAAGCTCGAGCCGATCGAAAAGGGTGCCGAGGACAGCCGCGAGGCCGCCAGGAGTTCGGACGAGGAGCTGGCCGGCGCGGCGCCTGTCACGCGGCGCCACGAGGCCGAGCTTTCGGCCGAAACGGTTGCCAAGGAGGCGCGCAAAGGCTATGGGCTGCTGCTGATCGGGCTCGGCCGCGCGGTCACGTCGAAAGGTGGGTTTGCCCGCCGCATCAACGAGATCGCCGGCGCCTTCGAGGGCCCGCTATGCCTGGTGCTGAAGGCGACCGGCGCCGGCCGCCAGATGCCAAGGCTAGGACCTGAAGGCGGGAAGATTCTGGTTCCGGTCAACGGCACCGCGATCGCCCGCCGGGGTGCCGAAATGGCGCTGGCGATTGCAGCGGTCACGGGTGCGCGGGTCAAGATACTTTATGTCGCGCGCGTCGGCCGCGACGAACCGCGCGACACTGTCTCGCATCGCCGCAGGGAGGCGGTGCTGAAGGATACCGTCGCACTAGCCGACCGCTATGGCGTCGAGATCGAGACGGCCATCCGCAGCCGGGCCGCCGCCGCCGATGCCATTGCCCGCCAGGCCGGCAGGGGGGCGGCGCTGATCGTCATGGGCGTGGCGCGGCGCCCTGGCGAGGAACTCTTCTTCGGCGAGACGACCACCGGCGTGCTGCAGCGCTGCCAATGCCCGGTGGTGCTGATCTCGGACGCCAGGCTCAGCCGCGACGACGAGGGCAGGGAAGAGCTGCGCTCGGGAACGGGGACAGGGTGA
- a CDS encoding PQ-loop domain-containing transporter, with protein sequence MTLADLSFYLFTIFNGLRVVSYLPQIVRVARDRHGASAISYATWLLWTGANATTGLYAHINLNDPALAAINWLNAVCCVLVIALTAYKRHRARLPVEEAASRSEATALMVDNVC encoded by the coding sequence ATGACACTTGCTGATCTGTCTTTTTATCTCTTCACTATTTTCAATGGCTTGCGCGTGGTGTCCTACCTGCCGCAGATCGTGCGGGTGGCCCGGGACAGGCACGGGGCGTCGGCGATTTCCTACGCGACCTGGCTGTTGTGGACAGGCGCCAACGCCACGACGGGACTCTACGCCCACATCAATCTGAACGATCCCGCGCTGGCGGCGATCAACTGGCTGAACGCCGTATGCTGCGTGCTGGTCATCGCGCTCACCGCCTACAAGCGCCATCGCGCACGGCTTCCGGTTGAGGAAGCCGCAAGCCGGTCGGAAGCGACCGCTCTGATGGTCGACAATGTCTGCTGA
- a CDS encoding glutaminyl-peptide cyclotransferase, protein MKHSAAEILREYGPFPDVDTVHGVSFDGQNVWFATGERLTAFDPASGETLRSIDVAAHAGTAYDGRHLFQLAGDRIQKIDPDTGKVLSTIPAPGGGRDSGMTWAEGTLWVGQNRERKIHQIDPETGKILRTIDSNRFVTGVTWVDGELWHGTWEGDQSDVRRVDPQTGKVLERLDMPAGAGVSGLESDGGDRFFCGSGPGGMVRSVRRPK, encoded by the coding sequence ATGAAACATTCAGCAGCGGAAATCCTGCGCGAATACGGGCCCTTTCCTGATGTCGACACCGTGCACGGCGTGAGCTTCGACGGACAGAATGTCTGGTTTGCGACGGGCGAGCGGCTGACCGCCTTCGATCCGGCAAGCGGCGAGACGCTGCGCTCGATCGATGTCGCGGCACATGCCGGCACCGCCTATGACGGCCGGCATCTGTTCCAGCTCGCCGGGGACCGCATCCAGAAGATCGACCCCGATACCGGCAAGGTGCTCTCCACCATCCCGGCGCCCGGCGGCGGCCGCGATTCCGGCATGACCTGGGCCGAGGGCACGCTCTGGGTGGGGCAGAACCGGGAGCGCAAGATCCACCAGATCGATCCCGAGACCGGGAAAATCCTGCGCACCATCGACTCAAACCGCTTCGTCACCGGAGTCACCTGGGTCGATGGCGAGCTCTGGCACGGCACCTGGGAAGGCGACCAGAGCGATGTCCGGCGCGTCGATCCGCAAACTGGCAAGGTGCTGGAACGGCTCGACATGCCGGCGGGGGCGGGCGTTTCCGGGCTCGAATCCGACGGCGGCGACCGCTTCTTTTGCGGCAGCGGCCCCGGCGGCATGGTGCGATCGGTGCGTCGGCCGAAGTAA